The DNA window cagaaattgcATTTTAATGAGGAGAAatcttagagttttttttttaatccagtcttatctcttaattttatagaaaaatttgtGTCTAAATAGTATTTTGACTTTCCCAAGTTTGCACCATAATGACTTTCAGATCAAAGAATGTATCCCTCGAGTCATTTCCCAATATAAGACACTCTCCACAATACattttcaacagatatttataaaaCTACCTTCTAGAGAATtgcccggtggtccagtggttaggactccgtgcttccactgccaggggcccaggttcagtatctggtctgggaactaagattccacaagccacgtagcacggccaaaaacaaacaaaaaacaaaacaaaacagcaacaacaaaagaaaactacctTCGAGgctgatttcctttttcttgtttcttcagggaGACCTATTGTTGACATGTAACAATGGCCGTGTGGAATTGCCGCACAGTGACTCAGTTCACCCTGACTGCCTTCCCAGCCCTCCTGGAGCTTTGAATAGCCCTCTTTGTGGCTCTCTTGTTGGCTTACATACTAACAGCAATGGAAAACATTATCATCATCTCCCTAATATGGACTGATAATCGCCTACAAACCCCAATGTACTTTTTCCTCAGTAATTTGTcctttctggatattttatacaCCACTGTCATTACCCCAAAGTTGCTAGCCTGCCTCctaggagagaagaaaaacatgtcCTTTGCTGGCTGCATTACTCAAAcatatttctacttctttctggGAACCGTGGAGTTTATCCTCTTGGCAGTGATGTCCTTTGACTGCTACGTGGCCATCTGTAACCCACTGCACTACACCATCATCATGAACATCAGGGCTTGCCTCCTGATGATTCTGGGCTGTTGATTGGGAGCCTTCCCACCCGTGTTGGTACCAACCATAGTTGTGACAAGGCTACTCTACTGTAGCAAagaaattaatcatttttctgtGACATTGCCCCTCTTCTACAGGTGGCCTGTATAGATACTCGTCTCACTGAGAAGATAAACTTTCTCCTATCTGCCCTTGTCATCCTGAGCTCCCTGGCATTCACTACTGGGTCCTACATCTACATCATTTCTACCAT is part of the Balaenoptera musculus isolate JJ_BM4_2016_0621 chromosome 8, mBalMus1.pri.v3, whole genome shotgun sequence genome and encodes:
- the LOC118899016 gene encoding LOW QUALITY PROTEIN: olfactory receptor 6M1 (The sequence of the model RefSeq protein was modified relative to this genomic sequence to represent the inferred CDS: inserted 1 base in 1 codon; substituted 3 bases at 3 genomic stop codons), whose amino-acid sequence is MAVWNCRTVTQFTLTAFPALLELXIALFVALLLAYILTAMENIIIISLIWTDNRLQTPMYFFLSNLSFLDILYTTVITPKLLACLLGEKKNMSFAGCITQTYFYFFLGTVEFILLAVMSFDCYVAICNPLHYTIIMNIRACLLMILGCXLGAFPPVLVPTIVVTRLLYCSKEINHXFCDIAPLLQVACIDTRLTEKINFLLSALVILSSLAFTTGSYIYIISTILHIPSAQGRQKAISACASHITIISIAYGSNIFVYVRLNXNHSLDFDKVATVLITVVTPLLNPFIYSLRNEKVKEVLREAMNRIMSLVLRKTLH